A window from Amblyomma americanum isolate KBUSLIRL-KWMA chromosome 7, ASM5285725v1, whole genome shotgun sequence encodes these proteins:
- the LOC144098865 gene encoding U3 small nucleolar RNA-associated protein 6 homolog produces MAELVQKNIESFIPELEQMERVGLADRDEVREILRRRKRFEYRLRRRKKSKEDYLTYIQYELNLYELLQKRRARLRIGDKKPEIDFIITKRINRLFKKAVLMFSGDTKLWLSHISFCVKMGWNHVVGTLYTRMLNLHSHKPEMWVAAAKWHLESNASPELARKLLQKGLQFNNKSSLLWHEYFRMELIFVDKVRKRKEVLGIGEKKDDDMEVEDAVLEAKIPALIYDAAVKSIPDVDFALSFLPICDIFKFADQLAERILEDIQTRHPNKEQVWDVVARRLLASHNKRVALPGEESVAEFTSQKGVAAARVVFEQALERLPSETMWKLYIQFSLELLEKSNSEKQAAKRLRQVLSLMERASSEELLTFDHHQEWVKLLQSCNVEEDTLACARAAVQRWPSSTEAWLLLLELLIVTTPGTEDVLKTFEEALGAIPKQESLPIWKRALEWMSSACPESTIPFFEKALFYPPTVCLYVKEKLLECYYLYHGYKAARKFYKRMLRLKPLSLSFFQHMIDIENSSASPDAERLRTYFEHATAEFGETNVDLWMKYVLFELKHPQGKPEQTGVLYHRAVKTLQDDLTDQFISSYSLVDPSKV; encoded by the exons ATGGCAGAACTTGTTCAAAAGAACATCGAAAGCTTCATCCCCGAGTTGGAGCAAATGGAAAGAGTTGGCCTCGCCGATAGAGACGAAGTCAG AGAGATCCTGAGACGAAGAAAGCGATTTGAGTACCGGCTTCGTCGAAGAAAGAAGTCCAAGGAAGACTACTTAACATACATTCAG TATGAGCTGAACCTGTACGAGTTACTGCAAAAGCGAAGAGCC AGACTCAGAATTggcgacaaaaagccagagattGACTTCATAATTACAAAGAGGATCAACAGGCTCTTCAAG AAAGCTGTCCTGATGTTCAGTGGCGACACCAAGCTCTGGCTCTCACATATTAGCTTCTGTGTGAAAATG ggatGGAACCATGTTGTGGGAACTCTCTACACACGCATGCTGAATCTTCACAGTCACAAGCCAG AGATGTGGGTAGCTGCTGCCAAGTGGCACTTGGAATCTAACGCCTCTCCTGAATTGGCCCGTAAGCTCCTGCAGAAGGGCCTACAATTCAACAACAAGTCTTCTTTACTTTGGCATGAG TACTTCCGCATGGAACTGATCTTCGTTGACAAG gtgagaaaaaggaaggaagtgCTCGGCATTGGAGAAAAAAAG GATGATGACATGGAAGTTGAAGATGCCGTCCTTGAAGCAAAGATTCCTGCGCTCATCTATGATGCAGCTGTCAAGTCTATTCCAG ATGTTGACTTTGCCTTGTCTTTCCTGCCCATCTGCGACATTTTTAAGTTTGCTGACCAATTAGCAGAAAGGATATTGGAAGA CATACAGACTCGCCATCCTAATAAGGAGCAAGTTTGGGACGTTGTGGCAAGAAGGCTGCTTGCTTCCCACAACAAGAGAGTAGCGCTTCCTGGTGAAGAAAGTG TTGCTGAATTCACTTCACAGAAAGGTGTCGCGGCTGCTCGGGTTGTTTTCGAGCAGGCTCTAGAGAGACTTCCATCCG AGACAATGTGGAAGCTATACATTCAATTCAGTCTTGAGCTGTTGGAAAAGTCAAACAGTGAAAAACAAGCAGCAAAG AGGCTGCGTCAAGTGCTCTCCCTGATGGAGAGGGCCTCTAGTGAAGAGCTGCTGACGTTCGACCACCACCAAGAATGG GTGAAGTTGCTCCAGAGCTGCAATGTGGAGGAAGACACCTTGGCCTGTGCAAGAGCTGCTGTGCAAAGGTGGCCAAGCTCGACCGAAGCTTGGCTTCTGCTGTTGGAGTTGCTCATTGTAACAACGCCTGGAACAGAAGATGTCCTGAAAACTTTTGAGGAGGCCCTTGGCGCTATCCCTAAGCAG GAGTCCTTACCCATCTGGAAGCGGGCTTTGGAGTGGATGTCTTCGGCATGCCCAGAGAGCACGATACCCTTCTTTGAG AAGGCCCTGTTCTACCCACCGACTGTATGCCTATATGTCAAGGAGAAGCTCTTGGAATGCTACTATTTATACCATGGCTACAAGGCAGCTCGGAAGTTCTATAAAAG AATGCTGCGCCTCAAGCCTCTGTCGCTCAGCTTTTTCCAGCACATGATCGACATCGAGAACTCCAGT GCTTCACCAGATGCAGAGAGACTGAGGACATACTTTGAGCATGCAACAGCAGAGTTTGGTGAAACAAATGTTG ATCTGTGGATGAAGTATGTTTTGTTTGAATTGAAACACCCGCAAGGAAAACCTGAGCAAACTGGCGTTCTGTACCACCGGGCTGTGAAGACTCTACAAGATGACCTCACGGACCAGTTTATTTCATCATATTCTTTGGTGGACCCTAGTAAAGTGTAA